A segment of the Streptomyces sp. NBC_00376 genome:
CTTCTTGGAATTGATCAGTGTGACGGTGACCGTGACGGTCCCGGTCGACGCGGACGCGGGACGTACGAGGACCTCGATGTTCACGTCCCCGTCCGTGTCGAGCGGATCGGGTCGGTGCGTGCGCGGATCCGTGACATCGATCGTGACCGGGCGGAGATCCAGCACGCGACGCCGCCAGTGCTCGTTCTGCTCGGAAGTGCTGCGCGCCTCGGCCCGCTTGGCCGTGATCGTACGTCCCTGCGGATCGACCGGGTCGTAGGCCGCAGCCCCCGCGTGCACGACGATGCTCGAAGAGACGGCGGGATCGACGGCGAAGGTCAGTCCCATGGACGAGGGGCGCCTGTCACCGGCGAGCGGTGCACCGGTGTCGGGGACGGCCTCCTCCACGTCCCTGCCGCCTCGGACGAGGGGACTGGCGTCGGAGCCGTCGTCCTCGGAGGCGTCGTCGCGGAGCGCGTCCGAGGCCTCTTCGTCCGCGGGACGTGGGAACAGCACCCCGATCGGGTAGGTCGTGATCGGGGGATCCTGCGTCAGGATCTCGTCGGGAGCCCCAGGACCCAGCAGATCCTGCCGGAGCTGCGCGACGAGCCCCTCGCGCACCGCGTAGTGAGCGGAATGCACGTTGTCGTCCTTCATCGGCCTTGTTCCTCCTGGGAGTTCTTCCTGACTCGCCTGTAGCGCCCGAGTCCCGACAGGCGCGGCACCATCCAGATTCCGTGATCACCGAGTCCGGCGCGCGCGCCCGATGCCGTGCTGCCGGCCACGCTCTCCAAGCAGTCCACCCTGAACCCGGTGATCGAAACAGGCCAGTTGATGTCCCATGTCTTGTTGATCTTCAAGGACGCGTACAGGTCCTTGCGGAACTGCTCCGACACCACCGCGATCGGCCGGTCCTCGTGGAGGACCGTGTACGGGGGGCTCTGGTCGGCGGCGACGGGCAGCTCGTGCTGGGCCCGGAGAACCAGCTCGTCGCCGGGGGAGACCGACGAGGTCAGATAGTCCTGGACCGCTCCGGCATCGTCCGAGAACCCGTCCGTGCCCGGCGGGTGCTCGCGGCACACATCCCGCCCCGTGGCCGCGATGCCGTCGCGGATGTAGGACTTCCAGCCCCCGAGGTACCAGCGGTCGGTCGCGCGGTCCTTGCGGATGAGCGCCGTGTCCGGTGCGGCGATACGGAACAGGTCGTCCCGGGAGCGGGTCATCGCGACATAGAGCGCCCTGGCCTCGGCCGCCGGATCCACGTGGCTGTGCTGCTTGCGCAGCTCGGCCATCGGCGCGGGCTCGACCACGATCACGCGGTCGAATTCGAGCCCCTTGGCCCGGTGCACCGTCGACACCACCAGATCGGCGGGTTCGACGGCGGCGAGATCGTCGGGGAAACGTCCCTCGGCGACCAGTCGGCGCACGGCCGGAACATCGAGGAACCCACGTGGCCCGCGTGCCGCACCGCGCAGAGAACGCCAGATCCGTGCGCGATCGCCGACCGGCGGTGTCGGGCATTCGGAAAGAAGCGCCTGGAAACGCTCCTCGGCCAGGGTGGTGGATCCCGTCCCGCGCAGCACGGAGGCGACCCACGCGGGAACGGGACGATCCTGGAGGGCCCGCTGCATCCAGTGTTCCGCCCCCAGGGAGAACAGCGCGTCCGAAAGCACCAACGCCTGCCGGTTGTCCCTGCACAGGATCGCGCACGTACCGGGATACTCCCGCAGCGAGCTGATGGTGAAAGGGTCCTCCGGGGCGCCGAAATCCGGGCACGAGCGCAGGAGATCGACCAACTTGCGGTGGAACTCCTCTCCAGCCGCGTCCGATTCCGCCGACTCGGACGGCAGTCCCTGCAGCGCACCGCCGAGAGACAGAGCGGTACGCGCTTCGTCGGTGCGGGCCCGGAAGTTGGTGGAGAGATGCAACTCGACCAGGTCGTCCACGAAGGACGCGCGCAACCAGTCGAAGAAGTAGTTCGTCTCCGCGGCACGGGCGTCCTCGTCGGACACCTGGAACCCGAAGATCGCCTGCGCCCCGTCGCCCACCACCGTGAAGCCGCAGCTGTCCTGGAACCGATCGATCAGCGTCTCCACCATGTCCCTGCGGTCGCCCACCAGGTCCTGGACCTCGTCGATCACCACATGCGCGGGAGCGCCCTGCTCTCCGGCCTCGACCGCCCCGCGGAGGATGGCTTCCGTGGTCTCCCTGATCCGCTCGTCGAACCGGAGCCCGCTCCAGTCACGGTCCGGCTGCTCGCTCCGCAGCACGGAGTACGCCCAGGAGTCGAAGGTCTGGACCCTGACCCGACGGGCCCGGCGCGCGTGGAGTGCGATCCGCTCGCGCAACTCCCGGACCGCGGCCCGGGAGAAACTGAGGACCAGGATCTCGCCGGCTTCGAGCGCCGCCTCCTCGTCGCCCACGAGGGCATCGAGGCGACGGACGAGCGTGTGCGTCTTGCCCGCACCCGCGCCCGCGGTGACCAGCAGCCGGGCGTCCCACGGCTGGTCGACCACCGCCTGCTGCTCTGCCGTGAGGGGCGGGCTGCCGAGGTAGGCGTCGCTCACTTCGCCCTCCACAGGTGCTCGAACTGCGTGAAAGCGAGCGCCTTGTCGTAGTTGGTGATGTTGTCCCGGACATTGAGGATCAAGCAGGTCTCCTTGCCTCCGTTGCCGGGGCCGCGCAGACCGCGACCGATCATCTGCTGGTAGACGTTCGGACTGTAGGTGGGACGCGTGATGACGACCGCGCGGGTGGCCGGGGCGTCGAACCCCTGGGTCAGGACGCCGTAGTTCGTGAGTACCCGGACCCGCCCCCGGCGGAAGTCGTCGATGCTCTTCCTGCGTTCGCCGGGGGATGTGGTCGAGTCCACCGAAGCAGCGGTGATGTCCAGGTCCTTGAGCTTGGCGGCGAGGAACTTGGCGTGGTCCACGGACGTGGCGAAGACCAGCACGGGCCAGTCGGCCGGCATGTTTCCGATCTGTTCCAGGATCCGGTTGTTGCGGTCCTGGTCCTCGGCCAGACGTTTCTCGGCGGCTTTCGAAAGCAGGCTCATCTGATCGGCCTGTTCCTTCTCCACACTGGTCAGCACGATGGTGCCACCCAATAGTTCCTTGTGGGTGACCCGGGCCAGCATGCCGAGATCTTGGAGCTCGGCGTACGCGTCCCCCGACGGGAAGACCCCGTCGTCGAGCCGCTGTGCACCGAAGCGCTGGACCAGACGCCTGGTCTCCTCGTCGTTGGTGTTGCGGAAGGGGGTGGCGGTGAGTCCGAGGAGGTGGCGTTGCGTCTCGCGGGCGGTCAGACCCAGGTGGGCCAGGATCTCCGTGTACTGGGGAGAGATGGCGACGTGCGCCTCGTCCACGATGACGAGGCAGGCCGACCTGAGCCAGGCATACCCTTCCGTGCCCAGGCAGTTGCGCAGCTTCGCGTCCGTCGCGACCACGAGGTGAGGGCGGTCGCGGACGGGCCCGGCCTCGTTGGTCGTCCAGAGCCTGCTGATCGTCAGGGGAGACTCGGCGCCCA
Coding sequences within it:
- a CDS encoding UvrD-helicase domain-containing protein; translated protein: MSDAYLGSPPLTAEQQAVVDQPWDARLLVTAGAGAGKTHTLVRRLDALVGDEEAALEAGEILVLSFSRAAVRELRERIALHARRARRVRVQTFDSWAYSVLRSEQPDRDWSGLRFDERIRETTEAILRGAVEAGEQGAPAHVVIDEVQDLVGDRRDMVETLIDRFQDSCGFTVVGDGAQAIFGFQVSDEDARAAETNYFFDWLRASFVDDLVELHLSTNFRARTDEARTALSLGGALQGLPSESAESDAAGEEFHRKLVDLLRSCPDFGAPEDPFTISSLREYPGTCAILCRDNRQALVLSDALFSLGAEHWMQRALQDRPVPAWVASVLRGTGSTTLAEERFQALLSECPTPPVGDRARIWRSLRGAARGPRGFLDVPAVRRLVAEGRFPDDLAAVEPADLVVSTVHRAKGLEFDRVIVVEPAPMAELRKQHSHVDPAAEARALYVAMTRSRDDLFRIAAPDTALIRKDRATDRWYLGGWKSYIRDGIAATGRDVCREHPPGTDGFSDDAGAVQDYLTSSVSPGDELVLRAQHELPVAADQSPPYTVLHEDRPIAVVSEQFRKDLYASLKINKTWDINWPVSITGFRVDCLESVAGSTASGARAGLGDHGIWMVPRLSGLGRYRRVRKNSQEEQGR